One Diadema setosum chromosome 8, eeDiaSeto1, whole genome shotgun sequence genomic window carries:
- the LOC140231978 gene encoding uncharacterized protein has product MADQATAPAPAAPAASPKKKASGPKKPRSKPTHPSNIDMIVAAITALKERNGSSAQAIKKYIQQNYKVDVERQSGFLKRALKSGVEKGRLVQTKGKGASGSFKVNVKASDADAKAKAKKEKARAKAKAQKEKKAASLKAKKEKAKAKAAAKKTVKKPKKAKAKSATKKTAAKKTAKPKPKKAASKKSPAKKAKPAAKKVKKSKDKKGAKKASKK; this is encoded by the coding sequence ATGGCTGATCAAGCTACCGCACCAGCACCAGCTGCACCTGCCGCTTCTCCCAAGAAGAAGGCGTCTGGCCCCAAGAAGCCACGCTCTAAGCCAACTCATCCTAGCAACATCGACATGATCGTTGCCGCCATCACTGCCCTGAAGGAACGCAACGGCTCCTCCGCCCAGGCCATCAAGAAGTACATCCAGCAGAACTACAAGGTCGATGTCGAGCGTCAGTCTGGGTTTCTCAAACGCGCTCTGAAGTCCGGCGTTGAGAAGGGGCGTCTTGTCCAGACCAAAGGCAAAGGCGCCAGCGGCTCCTTCAAAGTCAACGTGAAGGCCTCCGACGCCGACGCCAAGGCGAAGGCCAAGAAGGAGAAGGCCCGCGCAAAGGCCAAGGCacagaaggagaagaaggcAGCGTCTCTGAAGGCAAAGAAGGAGAAAGCCAAGGCCAAGGCTGCGGCCAAGAAGACTGTGAAGAAGCCCAAGAAGGCAAAGGCAAAATCCGCCACCAAGAAAACTGCTGCCAAGAAGACCGCCAAGCCCAAGCCAAAGAAGGCTGCATCGAAGAAGTCGCCAGCCAAGAAGGCCAAGCCAGCAGCAAAGAAGGTGAAGAAGAGCAAGGACAAGAAGGGAGCCAAGAAGGCCTCCAAGAAGTAA